Below is a genomic region from Helianthus annuus cultivar XRQ/B chromosome 2, HanXRQr2.0-SUNRISE, whole genome shotgun sequence.
AGAATGCAAGACTTGCAGACTATTTTGATGTGATTTCCGGGACAAGCACTGGTGGCATTGTGACGGCTATGTTAACTACTCCGAATGAAGAGGGTCGTCCAGCCTTTGCGGCTAAGGATGTTAAAGAATTTTATCTTGAACACTGTCCTAAGATCTTCCCACCCGATAAGTATGCATCATTAGTCAATTTGTGAATTGTGACAACTTTATCTCTCAATACTTGTTTTATGATAATTTTTATGTCCCCAATTATGCCAACCTTGGAAGCATAATACCAGTAAAAACCATTGTTACATCTCTATAAAGTTCAAGGTATCATACAAGTAAAActattattaaaaatataaaaatagtaCAGTCTATAAATAAATGGTTACTTAATTAGTTAACAGCCCTTACTGTTTGCTTGTTTGTTTTAAATAttatcgaaatcatggatcatGATTTATTCCAAAAACCTAACTTGTGTCATTTGACGTCTCACCTTTAATTTGCACTATATGTAGTCATCCTTTCGCTGCTGCTACAAATGTGATCAAAGCTTTATCGGGCCCAAAATACGATGGCCAATACCTACACGAGATTATTCGTGAAAAACTACATGATAGACGACTCCATGAAGCTGTAACAAATATTGTGATTCCAACCTTTGACATCAAACACCTGCAGCCTGTTATCTTCTCGAGCTACCAGGTATCTTCTGCACCAAAAAATCATCGAATTGTCTTTAGAAATCAAAACTGTCATAATCACAATTAAGGAATTTAAGGTTTAATAAAGCAACTGATGACTTTTAACATATACATAGTGatattcgtgtttgtttgatcaGTTGAAGAATATCCCTAGCCTGGATGCCAAGATCTCGGATATATGCATTGGAACGTCGGCAGCCCCAACTTATCTTCCTTCCCATTCATTCCAAAACGAAGATTCGGAGGGAAAGTTACTTAGAGAATTCAATCTTATAGATGGTGGAGTGGTCGCTAACAATCCGGTAGGCCAGCTTACATTCTAAAAAATGGTGATTAAATATGTGATGCAATCCAAAAACATGTTATAAAACATACAAGCTAAGCTGATTAAATGCATGTTCTTTTGTGTAGACATTGGCTGCGATAAGTGAAGTAAGTAAGGAAATAACCACAGGAAGTCCTGACTTTTTCCCGATAAAGCCACTGGAATATGGCCGTTTTCTCGTTTTGTCATTAGGCACAGGGTCTCAGAAATTTCAAGAGAAGTATGACGCTACAAAGTCTTCTAGTTGGGGCGTTTTAGGGTGGTTAGCCGGTGGTGGCTCTACTCCATTAGTGGATGTTTTCACTCAGGCTAGTGGTGACATGGTTGACTACCACATCTCTACCGTCTTCCAAGCCCTGCATTCAGCAGAAAATTATCTCCGAATTCAGGATGACACTCTAAGTGACTTAGCTTCCATGGATTTAGCTACTGAAGAAAACTTAGAGAATCTTGTGAAAGTGGGCGAGGAGTTGCTGAAAAAACCAGTGACCAGGGTGAATCTTGGCACGGGCCTATATGAGCCTTATCATCATACTACCAACGAGATGGCTCTAAAAAAGTAATTTTATCTTCAAATTATTTCATTATTGTAtttttctgttaactagaagtTGTTAAAGTATTTTCATGATTTGACATTATTTTAAATATGATAGGTTTGCGGCAATACTTCACAAGGAGAAGTATGTACGAGAACTAAGATCTCCGAATACTAATAAAGGAGGCATGAATCAAGTAACGTCGATTGAAGACCAAACTACGCTTTCGGAAAGATCGTTAAAACTCTCGGAGCCAATTCATCACTCTCTTAGAGATTTGCACAAACTCGACATGAACTAAGATTTCCTTATTTTGTTTAACTAGCTTTTATTTGGTTTATTAAGTATTTAAACCAATAGTTGATATGTTTGGAGTAAAATCTTTACTTTCTGGAGgaaaataaacaaatataaatcaCATGTATACTCATCCTTATAGTCATGACCAATTTTAATGCATCTATttacaaacaaaaaaaatgttttattatttagaaTAAAGCCTAGAAAATGACTAGTTTGACATATGATATGGGATGGCGGGGTCAATACGTAAAGTGGAACACAACCTATATGTATTATATGTGTCAAAAGTATCAACTCTAACCTGCACACACCCAAAAATTATAGTGTTCGTGTTATGTTTGAGGGTGAGCCATTTACTATTCATTCATGAATATCAGTAATACCATGTGATTTAGTGACAATTTAAGCAACCAATGACCCTATCTCAGATGAACATTCTTTTTTTATTGCTGTTTTTTAGTTTATTTCGTTGTTTATCTCTACCAGTTGTCGGTTAACAAACTTGAGCTTATACTTTATCTCATGATTAAAAGAATCAAATGGAAAACATTGGAGAACGTAGACGTGTCTAGGAACCGAACACCTCTTGAGTCAAATAGGATAGAGATGGATGTGTGCGagatcaaataatcaacaaaaaaACAAGTACATAGATGTAGATGAAGAAAAATTGCATTAGCCATCACATATTCTTCATATGTACATATATACATGCATGCAAACATAAGTTAAGCCCCTTCCAAACTTGAGTGAGCTCCTATAGGGTTGGTAATCTCACTATAATATTAATAACACATACTAAAAATGACATTTGATACgcctattatattatattatactacatCTTAGAGTATAAATTCGGTGTTGTCTTTAGTGCCTTCTCATTTCCTTCCTCTCAACATTTCCTTTTTGCCCACTCACCCTTAGTTAATCCCATACGCACACCACCTAATCCCCCCAAATCCACCCAGATGCCAGTTCCCCTCACAATCCATCTTCTCTGACAATGGGAACGCTGGCGGAGTCAAACTGTCTGGCTAGCGTTGATGTTATTTTTTGCGGTGTGACGGTGTGCGATATCGATGGTCAGACAACGTATTCTGGACAGGTAGCATCAGTGCCAGAGTTCCGGAGTTACGAATGGACCCTTCGATTCACTGTTGATGTAATCGATGAAGACCAATGTTCGATTGTTTATACCATTATGAATTGCGTATCTAGGTTTGACTATTATTAATTATTTGACCTAATAGCATATTAAGTATCAACAGTATCTAATTTATTACAAGAAACAACGAAATAGGCAAAAATAATGAATAGAAATTCACCTAATTGATAATTGCAGTTGTGAGTTGAATCGGTGGATTATTACTCCAAAATGTAACGCTGTAGTGAATTAGAAATTAACTCCGATTGTGAAGAGGAGATGAAAACGATCAAAGTAAAGAAATCCGagatctgtttctttgattgaataaaaatttatgttttgggttttaaaaCGGTTTCGCATGAAaagcaaagaaaaagaaaaaaaggtaAAACGGCATCGGCCGGATTTGAACCTGCGCGGGCACAACCCACATTGTTGTGAACCTGTACGGGTAATGCGGTACTGAAAATCCCGCAAagcgggtaccggtaccgaatatgcCCGGTACGTTTCGGAACCTGTACAGTATAAgtattttagtgtaaaaatcggTCAATACTGGTGCCGAACTGGACCAGTTCCGAAAAAGTCCAAAGttggtaccgaatcggtaccgaaaatgtacccAGTTCGCTAAATTCGGTACCGGTTCATTACCCACTCAATTCTGGACCTGATATATCATCCACGCCTCTTCGATCTTCAACCCAGTTAGTTGTCACAGTTTCCTAGCGTCTCGGACTTTAAGCATAGAATCTGGTTCCTTTTTTATTTGAATGCATGATGGTTTACAAGTTATGATATTTTAAGGCATTACGTAATTAGGATTCAGGACTCCTTGATTGGGTTGCTTAGCGTCAACTTAAGAGTTTTTTCTACAGGTATTACAATTAGATGTTCAAACCCAGCAACTTCAAAAGGGGTTGCCTGGTGTTAAAACATCCATGAAATATTTAAAAATTTGGAAAATATATAGGTAAACAAAGAATGTGCATACACTAGGGATATAAACTTTgaatctttattttttttattttttttatttttttatttttttttttttattaaattcgtAAATCACTTATTCTTTGATATGAAATAAAGCATATAAGAAAAATACAGTTTAGTATTTAAATAGGACCTATGGATGCTGTTACTAAACTTCATTTTGTCAAAACTGTGTATAATAGTTTGCAAAATAGTTGCAGTGCTACAAACTTCTTAATTACATCAGTTGTGGATTGAGCTATGTGAACAAGTACCAGAAACCCAAAAATAGTAAAATCCATTCAATTTGCAAAGAACCAGCATGTTTTACCTCAAAAA
It encodes:
- the LOC110914016 gene encoding patatin-like protein 2, translated to MSFKEDPRSPLQPPTYGNLITILSIDGGGVRGIIPGVILDFLETELQKLDGENARLADYFDVISGTSTGGIVTAMLTTPNEEGRPAFAAKDVKEFYLEHCPKIFPPDNHPFAAATNVIKALSGPKYDGQYLHEIIREKLHDRRLHEAVTNIVIPTFDIKHLQPVIFSSYQLKNIPSLDAKISDICIGTSAAPTYLPSHSFQNEDSEGKLLREFNLIDGGVVANNPTLAAISEVSKEITTGSPDFFPIKPLEYGRFLVLSLGTGSQKFQEKYDATKSSSWGVLGWLAGGGSTPLVDVFTQASGDMVDYHISTVFQALHSAENYLRIQDDTLSDLASMDLATEENLENLVKVGEELLKKPVTRVNLGTGLYEPYHHTTNEMALKKFAAILHKEKYVRELRSPNTNKGGMNQVTSIEDQTTLSERSLKLSEPIHHSLRDLHKLDMN